A DNA window from Stenotrophomonas sp. 57 contains the following coding sequences:
- a CDS encoding methionine ABC transporter ATP-binding protein, whose product MIEFQRLHKSYAVAGREVSALQPLDLTIEAGEVFGIIGHSGAGKSTLIRMINRLEEPSGGRLLIGGEDVTALDADGLRTLRRRIGMIFQHFNLLSSRTVAGNVAFPLELAGTPKAEIDARVAELLQTVGLEAHAQKYPAQLSGGQKQRVGIARALATRPQILLCDEATSALDPQTTASVLSLLSKINRELGLTIVLITHEMDVIRRVCDRVAVLDAGQMVETGPVTRVFLHPQHPTTRRFVSESEHVDEGALHRDFDVVGGRIVRLTFLGGDTYEPLLGSVARQTGVDYNILSGRIDRIKDTPYGQLVVALVGGDQSAAQAAFVAAGVHVEELRR is encoded by the coding sequence GTGATCGAGTTCCAGCGCCTGCACAAATCCTATGCCGTTGCCGGCCGCGAAGTCAGCGCGCTGCAACCGCTGGACCTGACCATCGAAGCCGGTGAGGTGTTCGGCATCATCGGCCATTCCGGCGCCGGCAAGTCGACCCTGATCCGCATGATCAACCGCCTGGAAGAGCCCAGCGGTGGCCGTCTGCTGATCGGCGGCGAGGATGTCACCGCACTGGACGCGGATGGCCTGCGCACGCTGCGCCGGCGCATCGGCATGATCTTCCAGCACTTCAACCTGCTCTCCTCGCGCACGGTGGCCGGCAATGTGGCCTTCCCACTGGAGCTGGCCGGCACGCCGAAGGCGGAGATCGACGCGCGTGTGGCCGAGCTGCTGCAGACCGTTGGCCTGGAGGCGCACGCGCAGAAGTACCCGGCGCAGCTGTCCGGCGGCCAGAAGCAGCGCGTGGGCATTGCGCGCGCGCTGGCGACCCGTCCGCAGATCCTGCTGTGTGACGAAGCCACCAGCGCGCTCGACCCGCAGACCACGGCCTCGGTGCTGTCGCTGCTGTCGAAGATCAATCGCGAGCTGGGCCTGACCATCGTGCTGATCACCCACGAGATGGATGTGATCCGCCGCGTCTGCGACCGCGTCGCGGTACTCGACGCTGGGCAGATGGTCGAGACCGGACCGGTCACCCGCGTGTTCCTGCACCCGCAGCACCCGACCACGCGCCGGTTCGTCAGTGAATCGGAGCATGTGGACGAGGGTGCGCTGCACCGCGATTTCGACGTGGTCGGCGGCCGCATCGTGCGCCTGACGTTCCTCGGTGGCGACACCTACGAACCCCTGCTCGGCAGTGTCGCGCGGCAGACCGGCGTCGACTACAACATCCTGTCCGGCCGCATTGACCGGATCAAGGACACCCCGTATGGCCAGCTGGTGGTCGCCCTGGTGGGCGGCGACCAGTCCGCCGCGCAGGCCGCGTTCGTGGCCGCCGGCGTGCATGTTGAGGAACTGCGTCGATGA